A portion of the Paenibacillus hamazuiensis genome contains these proteins:
- the smpB gene encoding SsrA-binding protein SmpB has product MGKKADGKVLAQNKKASHDYFIEDTYECGLVLTGTEIKSLRMGKANIGDAFALIRNGEAFIHNMHISPFEQGNRHNPSDPTRARKLLLKKAEINKLLGLAKQEGYTLVPLKIYVRNGFAKLLIGLGKGKKQYDKRESAAKRDAQRDIQRVLREKQKVAR; this is encoded by the coding sequence ATGGGCAAGAAGGCGGACGGCAAGGTGCTCGCCCAGAATAAAAAAGCTTCCCATGACTATTTCATCGAGGATACGTACGAATGCGGTCTCGTATTAACCGGTACGGAAATCAAGTCGCTGCGTATGGGCAAAGCGAATATCGGGGATGCTTTCGCGCTGATCCGCAACGGAGAAGCGTTTATCCATAACATGCACATCAGCCCGTTCGAGCAGGGTAACCGGCATAATCCGAGCGACCCGACGCGGGCGCGCAAGCTGCTTTTGAAGAAGGCGGAAATCAACAAGCTGCTCGGTCTCGCCAAGCAGGAAGGTTACACGCTGGTGCCGCTCAAGATTTATGTGCGCAACGGATTTGCCAAGCTGCTGATCGGACTCGGCAAAGGGAAGAAGCAATACGACAAGCGCGAATCGGCTGCCAAACGCGACGCTCAGCGCGACATTCAGCGGGTTTTGCGGGAGAAGCAGAAGGTGGCGCGGTAG
- a CDS encoding type II toxin-antitoxin system death-on-curing family toxin has product MIQRYSPGEFIGVKSGDMLESAIHRPMSSAFGEDAYPTIFEKAAALFESLGQNHPFQNANKRTAFTALVIFLRYNGYLFIMDTKAAEDFTVDMVNHKYTLSELAEVIQRHSQKSA; this is encoded by the coding sequence ATGATTCAAAGATACAGCCCAGGAGAATTTATAGGTGTAAAAAGCGGTGACATGCTAGAGTCTGCGATTCATCGTCCCATGTCATCCGCCTTTGGTGAGGATGCCTATCCAACGATCTTTGAGAAGGCCGCGGCATTGTTTGAATCCTTGGGACAAAATCATCCATTTCAAAATGCCAACAAACGAACAGCCTTTACCGCATTGGTCATTTTTCTAAGATACAATGGTTACTTATTTATCATGGACACAAAAGCAGCTGAAGATTTCACCGTAGACATGGTCAATCATAAATATACGCTTTCAGAGTTAGCAGAAGTCATTCAAAGGCATTCACAAAAGAGTGCATGA
- a CDS encoding AbrB family transcriptional regulator — protein MTKVIDMERKVSKFGNSLGITMTDALKQLGLEAGDSVQIDVREKDGEIVIRKLTKVNLPTGLSPDFLETLNEVIHVYDDTLKGLKDR, from the coding sequence GTGACTAAGGTGATCGATATGGAGCGAAAAGTATCTAAGTTTGGAAACAGCCTAGGAATTACAATGACAGATGCGCTTAAGCAGCTTGGCCTCGAAGCAGGAGATTCAGTGCAAATTGATGTAAGAGAGAAAGATGGCGAGATCGTTATTAGAAAGCTAACCAAGGTGAATTTACCTACTGGACTTAGTCCTGATTTCCTTGAAACTCTTAACGAAGTGATCCATGTCTATGATGATACATTGAAAGGCCTCAAGGATCGATAA
- a CDS encoding ABC transporter ATP-binding protein, translated as MEKAIEVKGLRKSFKDIEILKGVDFEVKRGEIFALLGSNGAGKTTIVKILTTLIKQDGGTAVINGFDVASKPDHVRQAISLTGQFAAVDEVLTGRENLIMIAKLRHLKNPRQAADTMLKRFGLADAADRKPSTYSGGIRRRLDIALSLVGNPQIIFLDEPTTGLDPEARIEVWKIVKELADGGTTILLTTQYLEEAEQLADQIAILHEGRIIAGGTLNELKKLFPPAEVEYVEKQPTLEEIFLAIVGNKGEK; from the coding sequence ATGGAAAAAGCAATTGAAGTGAAAGGTCTGCGAAAGTCTTTCAAGGACATAGAAATCCTAAAGGGCGTCGATTTTGAAGTGAAGCGAGGTGAGATTTTCGCCCTACTCGGCTCCAACGGCGCGGGCAAGACGACGATTGTTAAAATCCTCACCACGCTCATTAAACAGGACGGAGGCACCGCCGTCATAAATGGCTTTGACGTCGCGTCAAAGCCCGACCATGTACGGCAGGCGATCAGCCTGACCGGACAATTTGCCGCCGTGGACGAGGTGTTGACCGGAAGGGAAAATCTCATCATGATCGCCAAGCTGCGGCACCTTAAGAATCCGCGTCAGGCAGCGGATACTATGCTGAAACGATTCGGCCTGGCCGACGCCGCTGACCGCAAGCCGTCTACTTATTCGGGCGGTATACGCCGCAGGCTTGACATCGCCTTGAGCCTTGTGGGAAATCCGCAGATCATTTTCCTCGACGAGCCGACTACCGGGCTTGACCCCGAGGCGCGCATAGAGGTTTGGAAGATTGTCAAAGAGCTTGCGGACGGAGGCACGACGATACTCCTGACCACACAGTATTTGGAGGAGGCTGAGCAGCTTGCCGATCAAATTGCCATTTTGCATGAGGGCAGGATTATTGCGGGCGGCACACTCAATGAACTGAAAAAGCTATTCCCGCCCGCAGAGGTAGAGTATGTGGAAAAACAGCCGACACTGGAGGAGATCTTCCTCGCTATCGTCGGCAACAAGGGGGAGAAGTAA
- a CDS encoding DUF1048 domain-containing protein: MKIQDIIEGKKEWRAHVARVKALPQDYQIVYKEIQKYLFKVGPVELTEGTGLLSGIVDLFEEGAALGKGVLEVTGSDVAAFCDDLIKDSKTYADIYQESVDQAVNKAIKKATDKPK; the protein is encoded by the coding sequence ATGAAAATTCAAGATATCATCGAGGGCAAAAAAGAGTGGCGAGCGCACGTGGCGCGTGTCAAAGCGCTCCCGCAAGATTATCAGATTGTTTATAAGGAGATTCAAAAATATCTCTTTAAGGTCGGCCCTGTTGAGCTAACCGAGGGGACGGGTTTGCTCTCGGGGATTGTCGATCTTTTTGAAGAGGGCGCTGCCTTGGGGAAAGGCGTGCTCGAAGTAACGGGCAGCGACGTAGCGGCTTTCTGCGACGATCTGATCAAAGATTCAAAAACTTACGCTGACATCTATCAAGAATCTGTCGACCAAGCAGTTAACAAGGCCATAAAAAAAGCTACGGATAAACCAAAGTAA